In Sulfurimonas hongkongensis, a single genomic region encodes these proteins:
- a CDS encoding 4Fe-4S binding protein: MQEFIYYSDRGLDFPLPENILVTSTHDKEQKSNFIVSNSEEIHGEVIADEIDFYISNSQDPIAKKIKNVEKLYEINAIRFDMAQDASFSQDVSKEVLLIATKEQRESFLKAMVPDEFNLFHVLPDAIKSIDGHIGALSAVVNDSFKDATLKVSQIVWFGRDKKKKERSGVFDPQESSIDATLATLRENLTNYDYKKFTIYDQNICQYHERREEVCTKCEEVCPTVAIIKIDESKHLKFSQIDCHGCGGCISVCPSGALDYAPTTRESIYEMAKLFRAHTPLVIPQIMSLKGLEVSLKESILPLKIEGEKFLHESTFLTLLQESGSQVIFYSDFLSKGVKDSISILNQIYQKKYNKDAILVASNKEELQDAMDRAEFIENSRYSYNEIGSRKREVFSLRLSHMIGEEDLGVVTTGEHVHYATVKVDQDKCTLCLACVGACNVDALVADPKTYELKLNASICTSCGYCEPSCPEKDCLTLESDIIELKPSWFKETTLAKDTLFACVECGVEFATTKSVEKIAAMMGPIFASFSPVKQRTLYCCENCKPKLMIKEGLLNA, encoded by the coding sequence ATGCAAGAGTTTATCTACTATAGTGATAGAGGGCTTGATTTTCCACTTCCTGAGAACATTCTCGTAACTTCGACTCATGACAAAGAACAAAAGAGTAATTTTATAGTCTCAAACTCTGAGGAAATCCATGGAGAAGTCATAGCCGATGAGATAGACTTTTACATCTCAAACTCCCAAGATCCTATAGCAAAAAAGATTAAAAATGTTGAGAAACTATACGAAATAAACGCCATTCGCTTTGATATGGCGCAAGATGCAAGCTTCAGCCAAGATGTATCTAAAGAAGTTTTACTCATTGCAACAAAAGAGCAAAGAGAGAGTTTTTTAAAGGCTATGGTTCCAGATGAGTTTAATCTTTTTCATGTCCTACCAGATGCCATCAAGTCTATTGATGGGCATATTGGGGCTCTCAGTGCTGTTGTAAATGACTCATTTAAAGATGCTACGCTTAAAGTCTCTCAAATAGTTTGGTTTGGTCGTGACAAAAAAAAGAAAGAGAGAAGCGGAGTCTTTGACCCACAAGAGAGTTCTATAGATGCAACACTTGCCACACTCAGAGAAAATCTTACAAACTATGACTATAAAAAGTTTACTATTTATGATCAAAATATTTGCCAATATCACGAAAGACGAGAAGAAGTTTGCACAAAGTGTGAAGAGGTTTGTCCAACTGTTGCCATCATCAAAATCGATGAAAGTAAACATCTAAAGTTTTCACAAATAGATTGTCATGGCTGTGGCGGTTGTATCTCGGTATGTCCTTCTGGTGCACTAGACTATGCGCCAACTACGAGAGAGAGCATTTATGAGATGGCTAAACTTTTTCGTGCACACACTCCTTTAGTTATCCCACAAATCATGAGTCTTAAAGGTTTAGAAGTCTCTTTAAAAGAGAGTATCTTACCTCTTAAGATAGAGGGCGAGAAGTTCCTGCATGAGTCAACTTTTCTGACTCTACTTCAAGAGTCTGGTTCTCAAGTAATCTTTTACTCAGACTTTTTATCTAAGGGCGTAAAAGACTCCATCTCCATACTAAATCAAATCTATCAAAAAAAGTACAACAAAGATGCAATCTTAGTAGCTTCAAACAAAGAAGAACTCCAAGATGCGATGGATAGAGCTGAGTTTATAGAAAACTCAAGATATTCATACAATGAGATAGGCTCTAGAAAACGAGAGGTTTTTTCTCTCAGGCTCTCACATATGATAGGCGAAGAAGATTTGGGAGTAGTAACTACTGGCGAGCATGTCCACTACGCCACTGTAAAGGTTGATCAAGACAAATGTACACTCTGTTTAGCTTGTGTTGGAGCTTGTAATGTAGATGCACTTGTAGCAGACCCAAAGACTTATGAGTTAAAACTAAACGCTTCTATCTGTACGTCTTGTGGATATTGCGAGCCATCATGTCCTGAGAAAGATTGTCTCACACTTGAGAGTGACATTATAGAGTTAAAACCATCTTGGTTTAAAGAGACAACACTTGCTAAAGATACTCTTTTTGCTTGTGTTGAGTGTGGGGTAGAGTTTGCGACTACAAAGTCAGTTGAGAAAATTGCTGCGATGATGGGACCTATCTTTGCCTCGTTTAGTCCAGTAAAACAGAGAACACTTTACTGCTGTGAGAACTGCAAACCAAAACTAATGATAAAAGAAGGACTACTAAATGCGTAA
- a CDS encoding TorD/DmsD family molecular chaperone has protein sequence MRNQEIDRARLFIYNLLSLLLVENHVKNELPEIKENLKLLSINSFDDDVIEAAASILQNLESGSDDEFYVEYQELFLVPFSSFISLSASYYYEQREGGAMLLKVRDILAKTKIRKDEAHFSAPEDHFGFIFTLAAYLVEQEIKGELDAALQKELFEAVINPFCDEIAYKMMSSDTKIYSYVGAILGNFCNFERSYLDIAKIKAA, from the coding sequence ATGCGTAATCAAGAAATAGATAGAGCAAGACTTTTTATATACAACTTACTATCTCTTTTACTTGTGGAAAATCATGTAAAAAATGAACTGCCAGAAATCAAAGAGAACCTAAAACTTCTCTCCATCAACTCTTTTGATGATGATGTGATCGAAGCTGCTGCGTCAATCCTACAAAACTTAGAGAGTGGTTCTGATGATGAGTTTTATGTTGAGTATCAAGAACTGTTTTTAGTACCTTTTTCATCTTTTATCTCTCTTAGTGCCTCGTACTATTATGAGCAAAGAGAGGGTGGAGCTATGCTTTTAAAGGTAAGAGATATCTTAGCTAAGACTAAGATTAGAAAAGATGAGGCTCATTTTAGTGCTCCTGAAGATCACTTTGGTTTTATCTTTACTTTAGCAGCCTACCTAGTAGAGCAAGAGATAAAAGGCGAGCTAGATGCAGCTCTGCAAAAAGAGCTTTTTGAAGCGGTTATAAATCCATTTTGCGATGAGATAGCTTATAAAATGATGTCTAGTGATACAAAGATTTACTCCTATGTTGGAGCAATTTTGGGTAACTTTTGCAACTTTGAGAGATCTTATTTAGATATAGCAAAAATCAAAGCGGCTTAA
- a CDS encoding twin-arginine translocation signal domain-containing protein, whose product MSDEILKRRDFLKRAGIAASVLATSVVAVAATTEDKHRGESDNMGNGVVTGNSNKKEILYTKTQAWEEFYNSAK is encoded by the coding sequence ATGTCTGATGAGATATTAAAGAGAAGAGACTTTCTAAAACGTGCTGGGATTGCCGCTTCAGTTCTTGCTACTTCAGTAGTCGCAGTAGCTGCTACGACAGAGGATAAGCACAGAGGAGAAAGCGACAACATGGGAAATGGTGTTGTAACTGGAAACTCAAATAAAAAAGAGATTTTGTACACAAAAACTCAAGCCTGGGAAGAGTTTTACAACTCAGCTAAATAA
- a CDS encoding molybdopterin-dependent oxidoreductase: MKMLKSFGRRSFLKMASLATATTATSAFASNSVLRGATKDEIRNPYPGSKLIKTICTHCSVGCGVIAEVQNNVWVRQEVAHDHPISHGGHCCKGADMIDKVRGTNRLKYPTAKVNGKWTRLDWDKAMSQISDQLIGIREKYGADAVQFLGSAKCSNEQAYYIRKFAAMFGTNNIDHQARIUHSPTVAGVANTWGYGAMTNHLGDMQNSKAIIIFGANPASNHPIAMQHILKSKEQNGAKIIVVDPRYTKTAAKSDLYCRIRTGTDIAFLYGMIRLIRDNKWYDKSFIDSRVYGMDEIFKECEEYTPEHVEDVTGCPKEILIQATTAFATADPGCLIWNQGWTQHTVGSSNTRLGSILQLVLGNMGKPGGGTNILRGHDNVQGSTDMGCLSDTLPGYYGLAEGSWKYFASQWKVDYDWLKGRFKSQKMMESKGFSLSLWIHGVLDEANAKNNADTPIKALVCIGNGISTITQTDKVKAALDKLDLVVFIDPYVNDAAVITTRENNLYMLPAASQVECSGTVVNTGRTAQWRSKVIEPLYEARPDEEILFDFAKRMGFYDEYTAGMGKGREFTWPEDATDEIARILKTVGFQGRTAARVKKHTLNWHLFDTTSLKGRGPVSKEYYGLPWPCWTQEHPGSPVLYNVNLPVSQGGMGFRTRFGTERNGVSLLAAQGVAPVGSRIKGGYDEITSKNIEELSGIKLTDEEKKLVEGKNWKTDDSGILVRNALAAGLAPYGNARARTIVWGFRDEIPKHREPLHSFRHDLIKRYPAVADIENHYRTNVRYASEQTAKNWVAEHPINIVSGRVVEHMGTGTETRASKYLSELSGEMYGELHPELAAKLGLKDGEMMWVYGTGEGKIKIKCRYSYRVDKSSVFLPQNFSGVWSGESLESRYPAGTAPHSFGENSNQVTSYGYDQQTSCPETKCSLVRIERA, from the coding sequence ATGAAAATGCTTAAAAGCTTTGGAAGAAGAAGTTTTTTAAAAATGGCTTCACTTGCAACGGCTACAACAGCAACTTCTGCATTTGCTAGCAATAGCGTCTTAAGAGGTGCAACCAAGGATGAGATTAGAAATCCATATCCTGGCTCAAAACTCATTAAGACCATTTGTACGCACTGTTCAGTAGGTTGTGGAGTTATAGCTGAAGTTCAAAACAATGTATGGGTTCGTCAAGAAGTAGCTCACGATCACCCTATTAGTCATGGAGGTCACTGCTGTAAAGGTGCCGATATGATTGATAAAGTTAGAGGTACAAACAGACTCAAATATCCAACTGCTAAAGTAAATGGCAAATGGACAAGACTTGACTGGGATAAGGCTATGAGCCAGATTTCAGACCAACTCATTGGCATCAGAGAAAAATATGGTGCAGATGCAGTTCAGTTTTTAGGTTCTGCGAAATGTAGTAACGAGCAAGCTTACTATATAAGAAAGTTCGCTGCTATGTTTGGAACAAACAACATAGATCACCAAGCTAGAATTTGACATAGTCCAACAGTTGCCGGTGTGGCAAATACATGGGGTTATGGAGCTATGACAAATCATCTAGGTGATATGCAAAACTCAAAAGCTATTATAATTTTTGGAGCAAATCCAGCGTCTAATCATCCGATTGCGATGCAACATATACTCAAGTCAAAAGAGCAAAATGGTGCAAAGATTATTGTAGTCGATCCAAGATATACAAAAACTGCTGCAAAGAGTGATCTATATTGTCGCATAAGAACAGGTACTGATATTGCATTTTTATACGGAATGATAAGACTCATCCGTGATAACAAATGGTATGACAAATCTTTTATAGACTCAAGAGTCTATGGAATGGATGAGATTTTTAAAGAGTGTGAAGAATACACTCCAGAGCACGTAGAAGATGTAACAGGATGTCCAAAAGAGATTCTTATCCAAGCTACAACTGCCTTTGCAACAGCAGATCCAGGTTGTCTTATTTGGAACCAAGGATGGACTCAACATACTGTAGGTTCATCAAACACAAGGCTAGGTTCAATCCTACAACTCGTACTTGGAAACATGGGTAAACCAGGTGGTGGAACTAATATCCTAAGAGGTCATGACAATGTTCAAGGATCTACAGATATGGGTTGCCTCTCTGATACTCTTCCGGGATATTATGGGCTTGCTGAGGGTTCATGGAAGTACTTTGCATCTCAATGGAAAGTGGACTATGACTGGTTAAAAGGCCGCTTTAAGTCTCAAAAGATGATGGAATCAAAAGGCTTTAGTCTGAGTCTCTGGATTCACGGTGTTTTAGATGAAGCAAATGCTAAAAACAACGCTGACACTCCTATTAAAGCACTAGTATGTATAGGAAATGGAATTTCAACTATTACTCAAACAGACAAAGTTAAAGCAGCACTTGATAAGCTAGACTTGGTTGTTTTTATAGACCCATATGTAAATGATGCTGCAGTAATTACGACAAGAGAGAACAATCTTTATATGCTACCAGCAGCATCTCAGGTTGAGTGTTCTGGAACTGTTGTAAACACGGGAAGAACTGCACAGTGGAGAAGTAAGGTTATAGAGCCTCTTTATGAAGCAAGACCAGATGAAGAGATTCTGTTTGACTTTGCAAAAAGAATGGGTTTTTATGATGAGTATACAGCTGGTATGGGCAAAGGCAGAGAGTTTACTTGGCCAGAAGATGCAACAGATGAGATAGCTAGAATCTTAAAAACTGTTGGTTTTCAAGGCAGAACAGCTGCAAGAGTTAAAAAGCATACTCTTAATTGGCATCTCTTTGATACAACTTCACTCAAAGGAAGAGGTCCAGTATCTAAAGAGTATTATGGATTGCCATGGCCTTGTTGGACGCAGGAACATCCAGGAAGCCCTGTTTTATACAATGTAAATCTGCCAGTTAGTCAAGGTGGAATGGGTTTTAGAACTAGATTTGGCACTGAGCGTAATGGTGTATCTCTACTAGCAGCTCAAGGCGTGGCACCTGTTGGTTCACGCATTAAAGGTGGATATGATGAGATTACTTCTAAAAACATAGAAGAACTGAGTGGTATCAAGCTAACAGATGAAGAGAAGAAACTCGTTGAGGGTAAAAACTGGAAGACTGATGATAGTGGTATACTCGTTAGAAATGCTCTTGCAGCTGGACTTGCTCCTTATGGAAATGCAAGAGCTAGAACTATTGTTTGGGGCTTTAGAGATGAGATTCCAAAACATAGAGAGCCTCTGCACTCATTTAGACATGATTTGATTAAAAGATATCCAGCAGTAGCAGATATAGAGAATCACTACAGAACAAATGTTCGTTATGCAAGTGAACAAACTGCTAAAAACTGGGTTGCAGAACATCCTATAAATATAGTCTCAGGAAGAGTAGTTGAGCATATGGGAACAGGAACTGAGACAAGAGCATCTAAGTATCTATCTGAACTCTCAGGAGAGATGTATGGTGAACTCCATCCAGAACTAGCTGCAAAACTAGGTCTCAAAGATGGCGAAATGATGTGGGTCTATGGTACTGGAGAGGGTAAGATTAAAATTAAGTGTAGATACTCTTATAGAGTAGACAAGAGTTCTGTCTTTTTACCTCAAAACTTCTCTGGAGTTTGGAGTGGCGAGAGCTTAGAGAGTAGATATCCAGCAGGAACTGCTCCTCATAGTTTTGGTGAGAACTCTAACCAAGTTACAAGTTACGGTTACGATCAACAGACTTCTTGTCCAGAGACTAAGTGTTCTTTGGTAAGAATTGAGAGAGCATAG
- the fdh3B gene encoding formate dehydrogenase FDH3 subunit beta — MSKPEYARMKFYCDENLCIDCNGCVVACKEAHEVPVGVNRRKVVTINEGIVGKEMSISMACMHCSDAPCQQVCPVDCFYIRVDGIVLHDKDKCIGCGYCLFACPFGAPQFPQDGAFGTKGKMDKCTMCAGGPEETNSPAEFAKYGQNRIAEGKVPMCASMCSTKALLVGDSNEVAAIKTYRSVAHGKGISTQSYGW; from the coding sequence ATGAGTAAGCCAGAATATGCGAGAATGAAATTTTACTGCGATGAGAATCTTTGTATTGACTGTAATGGTTGTGTTGTAGCTTGTAAAGAGGCTCACGAGGTTCCAGTTGGAGTAAATAGAAGAAAAGTTGTAACTATCAACGAGGGTATTGTAGGTAAAGAGATGTCTATCTCTATGGCATGTATGCATTGTAGTGATGCGCCATGTCAGCAAGTATGTCCAGTTGATTGTTTTTATATAAGGGTGGACGGCATAGTCCTTCACGATAAAGATAAGTGTATAGGTTGTGGATATTGTCTATTTGCTTGTCCTTTTGGTGCACCGCAGTTTCCTCAAGATGGAGCTTTTGGTACAAAAGGTAAGATGGACAAATGTACAATGTGTGCAGGTGGACCAGAGGAGACTAACTCACCTGCAGAGTTTGCAAAATATGGACAAAACAGAATTGCAGAGGGCAAAGTCCCAATGTGTGCATCTATGTGTTCAACTAAGGCCTTGTTAGTTGGTGATTCAAACGAAGTAGCGGCCATTAAAACATATAGATCTGTAGCTCATGGAAAAGGCATATCAACACAGTCTTACGGTTGGTAG
- a CDS encoding cytochrome b/b6 domain-containing protein — protein MQSSTFFTRNKAYILTLLGLGLLGFIFVGFMMIMDWEYFLKYPLHVILTGDTSGVLSEPTSNYQAMVNAAFGPSYNSIAPEIIRASNERQEFIWWVFVAEIAIFCFMYAKYGRRVAIVTNPSDEVEVFSLFHRAVIWLNIIIISALIITGFNITWGMRSGGGDLVAFLRASHEMLGLVWLPLWFAMTIIAFKDAKILFNNSLTKKLILKGNYSPMRRVIFIVFVIMGASLLFSGIVIWYIDPDAFTHSEFIQLKRYLLYVHFGASVLIMFFLMDFVYSVMIAVKGNLKGLITGKYPREHLEQLAPDVLEDIEEKR, from the coding sequence ATGCAAAGTAGTACATTTTTTACTAGAAACAAAGCATATATACTTACCCTTTTAGGTCTAGGTCTACTTGGTTTTATATTTGTCGGATTTATGATGATTATGGATTGGGAATACTTTTTAAAGTATCCCCTCCATGTTATTTTAACCGGAGATACTAGCGGAGTTCTCTCTGAGCCTACTTCAAACTATCAAGCTATGGTAAATGCAGCTTTTGGTCCTAGTTACAACTCTATTGCCCCGGAGATTATTCGTGCTAGTAATGAGAGACAAGAGTTTATATGGTGGGTTTTTGTAGCTGAGATTGCAATCTTTTGTTTTATGTATGCAAAGTACGGAAGAAGAGTTGCAATAGTTACAAATCCTAGTGATGAAGTTGAAGTTTTTTCTCTATTTCATAGAGCTGTGATTTGGTTAAATATTATCATAATTTCTGCTTTAATAATTACAGGTTTTAACATAACTTGGGGTATGCGCTCAGGTGGGGGAGATCTAGTAGCTTTTCTAAGAGCCTCACATGAGATGCTAGGTCTTGTCTGGCTTCCTTTATGGTTTGCTATGACCATTATCGCATTTAAAGATGCAAAGATTCTTTTTAATAACTCTTTAACAAAAAAGTTGATTTTAAAAGGCAATTATTCGCCAATGAGAAGAGTTATCTTTATAGTCTTTGTTATTATGGGGGCTAGTCTACTCTTTAGCGGTATAGTTATTTGGTATATTGATCCTGATGCCTTTACGCACAGTGAGTTTATTCAACTTAAGAGATATTTACTCTATGTCCATTTTGGAGCTAGCGTACTGATCATGTTTTTCTTGATGGATTTTGTTTACTCGGTAATGATCGCAGTAAAAGGAAATCTTAAAGGTTTAATCACAGGAAAGTATCCACGAGAACATCTTGAGCAGTTAGCACCAGATGTTTTAGAGGATATTGAAGAAAAAAGGTAG
- the fdhD gene encoding formate dehydrogenase accessory sulfurtransferase FdhD encodes MTKLMTITEILQLHPNLGEHTKRVVIERFDLDGVDTFEDYVIKEQRVKFFLNGVKFLSVMCIAKYQDAHIVGFLLSEAVIKSLDDVKSLKVSDDGLSVYVDADVSQEGYDNLFKEKTLTSGCCIGVTGNAEELFKCSFISTDYTISAEDALKTMRSFSKPSELFDNTGCVHKARLVLEDGSSFEAEDIGRHNAIDKVVGLACLSRKDIQRSVLYASGRLSMEMVVKCVMHKIPIVISKAAVTFQGIKAANEHGITLVGFARGNKMNLYTHSARIGV; translated from the coding sequence ATGACTAAATTAATGACAATCACAGAGATTTTACAACTGCATCCTAACTTAGGTGAGCACACTAAAAGAGTGGTCATAGAGAGGTTTGATTTAGATGGAGTCGATACCTTTGAAGATTATGTTATAAAAGAGCAAAGAGTCAAGTTTTTTCTAAATGGAGTAAAGTTTCTATCAGTTATGTGCATCGCAAAATATCAAGATGCACATATTGTAGGTTTTTTACTCTCAGAAGCTGTTATAAAGAGTCTTGATGATGTTAAGAGTCTTAAAGTTAGTGATGATGGGCTAAGTGTTTATGTAGATGCAGATGTCTCACAAGAGGGTTATGATAATCTCTTTAAAGAAAAGACTCTAACCTCAGGCTGTTGTATCGGTGTAACAGGAAATGCAGAGGAGCTTTTTAAATGCTCATTTATTAGCACCGACTACACTATTAGTGCAGAAGATGCACTAAAGACAATGAGAAGTTTTTCAAAGCCATCTGAGCTATTTGATAACACTGGTTGTGTGCACAAAGCAAGGCTTGTTTTAGAAGATGGTAGCTCTTTTGAAGCCGAGGACATAGGAAGACACAACGCTATTGATAAAGTTGTTGGTCTTGCATGCTTATCTAGAAAAGATATTCAAAGATCTGTTTTATATGCAAGCGGAAGATTATCTATGGAGATGGTGGTAAAGTGTGTTATGCACAAGATTCCCATAGTGATATCTAAAGCCGCTGTTACATTTCAAGGTATAAAAGCAGCAAATGAACATGGCATCACACTTGTCGGCTTTGCAAGAGGAAATAAGATGAATCTATATACTCATTCAGCTAGAATAGGAGTATAA